The Mycetohabitans endofungorum genome contains a region encoding:
- the dcd gene encoding dCTP deaminase, translating to MTIKSDKWIRRMVEQYSMIEPFAPDQVRVAPDGHKIVSYGTSSYGYDIRCADEFKIFTNINSTIVDPKNFDEKSFVDFKGDVCIIPPNSFALARTVEYFRIPRNVLTVCLGKSTYARCGIIVNVTPFEPEWEGHVTLEFSNTTPLPAKIYANEGVAQVLFFESDEVCETSYADRGGKYQGQHGVTLPKT from the coding sequence ATGACGATCAAATCCGATAAATGGATCCGGCGCATGGTCGAGCAGTACAGCATGATCGAGCCATTCGCGCCGGATCAGGTGCGCGTTGCGCCGGATGGTCATAAGATTGTCAGCTACGGCACGTCGAGCTACGGCTATGACATCCGCTGTGCGGACGAATTCAAGATCTTCACTAACATCAACTCGACGATCGTCGATCCGAAGAACTTCGACGAGAAGTCCTTTGTCGACTTCAAGGGCGACGTGTGCATCATCCCGCCGAACTCGTTTGCGCTGGCACGCACCGTCGAGTACTTTCGCATTCCGCGCAACGTGCTGACCGTGTGCCTGGGCAAGTCCACGTATGCGCGCTGCGGGATCATCGTCAACGTCACGCCGTTCGAGCCCGAATGGGAAGGGCACGTGACACTGGAGTTCTCGAACACGACGCCACTGCCGGCGAAGATCTACGCGAACGAGGGCGTGGCGCAGGTACTGTTCTTCGAGAGCGACGAAGTCTGCGAGACATCCTATGCGGACCGTGGCGGCAAGTACCAGGGCCAGCATGGCGTCACGCTGCCCAAGACCTGA
- a CDS encoding superoxide dismutase family protein: protein MEPRLGWRLVGTMITLLATSVMLVGCASIFGRHDKRADVQIVPAAGHAARGTVTLIEHADGVQVTYNLSGLPPDSDHALQIHERGDCHSPGAAGGVFSPGAERLKQGIRLEGDLVNLHADANGVAAGFIVSPYVSLDGVRSVVGRALIVHRDAQDYYAFPPRDAGPALGCGIIRR from the coding sequence ATGGAACCGCGATTGGGATGGCGTCTTGTCGGCACGATGATTACGCTGCTTGCGACTAGCGTGATGCTGGTCGGTTGTGCGTCGATCTTCGGCAGGCACGACAAGCGTGCCGACGTTCAGATCGTGCCGGCGGCTGGCCATGCCGCACGCGGCACGGTCACGTTGATCGAGCATGCCGATGGTGTGCAGGTGACCTATAACCTCAGTGGGCTGCCGCCGGACAGTGATCATGCGCTGCAGATCCATGAGCGCGGCGACTGCCATTCGCCGGGTGCTGCAGGCGGGGTGTTCAGCCCTGGGGCCGAGCGCCTGAAGCAAGGGATTAGGCTCGAAGGCGACCTGGTGAACCTGCACGCGGACGCGAACGGCGTGGCGGCCGGGTTCATCGTGTCGCCGTACGTATCGCTCGACGGCGTGCGCTCGGTGGTCGGCCGCGCGCTGATCGTGCACCGCGACGCGCAGGACTATTATGCGTTTCCGCCGCGCGACGCTGGTCCCGCGCTGGGCTGCGGCATCATTCGCAGGTAA
- a CDS encoding arginine/lysine/ornithine decarboxylase, whose amino-acid sequence MKFRYPVVIIDEDFRSENISGSGIRALAEAIEREGGEVLGLTSYGDLTSFAQQSSRASCFILSIDDDEIALVDEVAATHDQVPDLAHAILALRSFVAEVRRRNADIPIFLYGETRTSRHIPNDILRELHGFIHMFEDTPEFVARHIIREAKVYLDSLAPPFFKELVKYADEGSYSWHCPGHSGGVAFLKSPLGQMFHQFFGENMLRADVCNAVDELGQLLDHTGPVAASERNAARIFSADHLFFVTNGTSTSNKIVWHATVAPGDIVVVDRNCHKSILHAITMTGAIPVFLTPTRNHFGIIGPIPRDEFQPENIRRKIDANPFAREALAKNPKLKPRILTITQSTYDGVVYNVEMIKDLLGDTIDTLHFDEAWLPHAEFHPFYQDMHAIGQNARRTDALVFATHSTHKLLAGISQASQILVQDSQLPRFDRHRFNEAYLMHTSTSPQYAIIASCDVAAAMMEPPGGTALVEESIAEALDFRRAMRKVDAEYGNDWFFKVWGPDQLVTEGIGSREDWMLRPNDRWHGFGNLAEGFNMLDPIKATIITPGLDVDGEFGEAGIPAAIVTRYLAEHGIIVEKTGLYSFFIMFTIGITKGRWNSMVTELQQFKDDYDRNQPLWRVLPEFVAQYPMYERVGLRDLCEQIHSVYRDNDIARLTTEMYLSNMEPAMRPTDAFSKIAHREIDRVPIDDLEGRVTSILLTPYPPGIPLLIPGERFNETIVRYLRFARDFNARFPGFHTDIHGLVTDVVGGNVEYFVDCVRP is encoded by the coding sequence ATGAAGTTTCGTTACCCTGTCGTCATCATCGACGAGGATTTTCGCTCGGAGAACATCTCCGGCTCGGGTATCCGCGCGCTTGCCGAGGCGATCGAGCGCGAGGGGGGCGAGGTGCTCGGCCTGACGAGCTACGGTGATCTGACCTCGTTCGCGCAGCAGTCCAGCCGCGCGTCTTGCTTCATCCTGTCGATCGACGACGACGAGATCGCGCTGGTCGATGAGGTTGCCGCGACGCACGACCAGGTGCCCGATCTCGCCCACGCGATCCTGGCGCTGCGCTCGTTCGTCGCCGAGGTGCGGCGTCGCAACGCCGATATCCCGATCTTCCTGTACGGCGAGACGCGCACGTCGCGTCATATTCCGAACGACATCCTGCGCGAATTGCACGGCTTCATTCATATGTTCGAGGATACGCCTGAGTTCGTTGCGCGGCATATCATCCGCGAGGCGAAGGTGTACCTGGATTCGCTGGCGCCCCCGTTCTTCAAGGAACTGGTCAAATACGCGGACGAAGGTTCGTATTCGTGGCATTGCCCGGGTCACTCCGGAGGTGTCGCGTTTTTGAAGAGTCCGCTTGGCCAGATGTTTCACCAGTTCTTCGGCGAGAACATGCTGCGCGCGGACGTGTGCAACGCGGTGGACGAACTTGGGCAACTGCTGGACCATACCGGGCCGGTGGCCGCGTCCGAGCGCAATGCGGCGCGCATCTTCAGCGCCGATCACCTGTTCTTTGTGACTAACGGCACGTCCACGTCGAACAAGATCGTCTGGCACGCCACCGTCGCGCCGGGCGACATCGTCGTGGTGGACCGCAACTGCCACAAGTCGATCTTGCACGCAATCACGATGACCGGCGCAATCCCGGTCTTCCTGACGCCCACCCGCAACCATTTCGGCATCATTGGGCCGATCCCGCGCGATGAGTTCCAACCGGAGAACATTCGCCGCAAGATCGACGCGAATCCGTTCGCGCGCGAGGCGCTCGCGAAAAACCCGAAGCTCAAGCCGCGGATTCTGACGATCACGCAAAGTACCTACGATGGTGTCGTCTACAACGTCGAGATGATCAAAGACCTGCTTGGCGACACGATCGACACGCTGCATTTTGACGAGGCCTGGCTGCCGCACGCCGAGTTCCACCCGTTCTACCAGGACATGCATGCGATCGGGCAGAACGCCCGCCGGACCGACGCGCTGGTGTTCGCGACCCATTCGACGCACAAGCTGCTGGCCGGCATCTCGCAGGCATCGCAGATCCTGGTACAGGATTCGCAGCTACCGCGCTTTGACCGGCATCGCTTCAACGAGGCGTACCTGATGCATACGTCGACCAGCCCGCAATACGCGATCATTGCGTCGTGCGATGTGGCTGCGGCGATGATGGAGCCGCCCGGCGGCACCGCGCTCGTCGAGGAGTCGATTGCCGAGGCGCTTGATTTCCGTCGTGCGATGCGCAAGGTCGATGCCGAATATGGCAACGATTGGTTCTTCAAGGTGTGGGGACCCGATCAGCTGGTGACCGAGGGTATTGGTTCGCGCGAGGACTGGATGCTGCGGCCGAACGACCGCTGGCATGGTTTCGGCAACCTGGCCGAAGGCTTCAACATGCTGGACCCGATCAAGGCGACGATCATCACGCCCGGGCTGGACGTGGACGGCGAGTTTGGCGAGGCGGGCATTCCGGCGGCGATTGTCACCCGTTACCTGGCCGAGCACGGCATTATTGTCGAGAAGACCGGACTGTACTCGTTCTTCATCATGTTCACGATCGGCATCACCAAGGGCCGCTGGAACTCGATGGTCACCGAGTTGCAGCAGTTCAAGGACGACTACGATCGAAACCAGCCGCTATGGCGCGTGCTGCCGGAATTCGTCGCGCAGTATCCCATGTATGAGCGCGTCGGGCTGCGCGACCTGTGCGAGCAGATTCACAGCGTGTACCGTGACAATGATATCGCGCGGCTGACGACTGAGATGTACCTGTCCAACATGGAACCGGCAATGCGTCCGACCGACGCGTTTTCGAAGATTGCGCACCGCGAGATCGACCGCGTGCCGATCGACGACCTCGAGGGCCGCGTCACCAGCATTCTGCTCACGCCGTATCCCCCGGGTATTCCGCTGCTGATCCCGGGCGAGCGGTTCAACGAGACCATCGTGCGCTATCTGAGGTTCGCGCGTGACTTCAATGCACGGTTCCCCGGCTTTCATACCGATATTCACGGGCTGGTCACCGACGTGGTCGGCGGCAACGTCGAATACTTTGTGGATTGCGTGCGGCCGTGA
- the apbC gene encoding iron-sulfur cluster carrier protein ApbC produces MTIDRAQIDAVLHGVIDPNTAEPITAGKGVRNVAIDGDTVSLEVVLGYPAKSQYALIQARVEQALRAVQGVAHLHVTVSHQIVAHAVQRGVQLLPNVRNIVAVASGKGGVGKSTTAANLALALAAEGASVGVLDADIYGPSQPTMLGINGRPASEDGKTMIPLEGHGVQANSIGFLVEQDNPMVWRGPMVTSALEQLLRQTNWRDLDYLIVDMPPGTGDIQLTLAQRVPVTGAVIVTTPQDIALLDARKGLKMFEKVGVPILGVVENMSIHICSHCGHAEPIFGAGGGERLCAQYSVPFLGSLPLDIGIREQADAGRPTVVADPHGRIAGLYRDMARQVALRIAKLSRDMSSKFPTIVVQNT; encoded by the coding sequence ATGACAATCGACAGGGCCCAGATCGACGCCGTGCTGCACGGCGTGATCGACCCGAACACCGCAGAGCCGATAACGGCGGGCAAAGGGGTGCGCAACGTCGCGATTGACGGCGACACGGTATCACTCGAGGTCGTGCTGGGCTATCCGGCCAAGAGTCAGTATGCACTGATCCAAGCGCGTGTCGAACAAGCGCTGCGCGCCGTGCAGGGCGTGGCGCATCTGCACGTGACGGTATCTCACCAGATCGTGGCGCACGCGGTGCAACGCGGCGTGCAATTGTTGCCGAACGTACGCAATATTGTCGCGGTCGCCTCTGGTAAGGGCGGGGTTGGCAAGAGCACCACGGCCGCAAATCTCGCGCTTGCGCTGGCTGCCGAAGGCGCGTCGGTTGGCGTGCTGGACGCGGACATCTACGGCCCATCGCAGCCGACGATGCTTGGCATCAACGGCCGTCCGGCGTCCGAGGATGGCAAGACGATGATTCCGCTCGAAGGCCATGGCGTACAGGCTAACTCGATCGGCTTCCTGGTCGAGCAGGACAATCCGATGGTGTGGCGTGGGCCGATGGTCACGTCCGCGCTCGAGCAGTTGCTGCGGCAGACGAATTGGCGCGACCTGGACTATCTGATTGTCGACATGCCACCCGGCACCGGCGATATCCAACTCACGCTCGCGCAGCGGGTGCCAGTGACCGGTGCAGTGATCGTCACGACGCCGCAGGACATTGCGCTGTTGGACGCGCGAAAGGGTCTGAAAATGTTCGAGAAGGTCGGCGTGCCGATCCTAGGCGTCGTCGAGAACATGAGCATCCATATCTGCTCCCACTGTGGCCACGCCGAGCCGATCTTCGGCGCTGGCGGTGGCGAGCGCCTTTGCGCACAGTATAGCGTGCCGTTCCTGGGCAGTCTGCCGCTGGATATCGGCATCCGCGAGCAGGCCGATGCGGGACGTCCGACGGTGGTCGCCGACCCGCATGGACGCATCGCCGGCCTGTATCGCGACATGGCCCGCCAGGTCGCGCTCCGGATTGCGAAGCTGTCGCGCGACATGAGTTCGAAGTTCCCGACCATCGTCGTGCAGAACACCTGA
- a CDS encoding OmpA family protein, whose amino-acid sequence MNAKLTFRLPLQVSVLAVAGALLAGCQTPQGSNAAVGTGVGAATGAGLGAIFGGSNGAAIGAAAGAAVGGITGYNWQAIKHKLSGVTAGTGTQVSEQPDGSLKLNIPSSVSFDTNSYAIKPSFTLVLDQVAQTLTQHPELVAHVVGHTDSTGQPRYNQTLSQERAQSVAQYLAQHGVAAQRLAAEGRGQTQPIADNSTEAGRAQNRRVEIYLRATSQPRG is encoded by the coding sequence ATGAACGCGAAACTCACCTTCCGCCTTCCGCTGCAAGTGTCGGTCCTCGCAGTCGCAGGCGCGCTGCTGGCCGGCTGCCAGACGCCGCAAGGCAGCAACGCGGCGGTTGGCACCGGCGTCGGCGCGGCCACCGGCGCCGGACTCGGGGCAATTTTCGGCGGCAGCAACGGGGCGGCGATCGGCGCTGCGGCCGGCGCCGCGGTCGGAGGCATCACCGGGTACAACTGGCAGGCGATCAAGCACAAACTGTCGGGTGTCACCGCGGGCACCGGCACCCAAGTGTCCGAGCAACCGGATGGCTCGCTGAAGCTCAATATCCCGAGCTCGGTCTCGTTCGACACAAATAGCTACGCAATCAAACCTTCGTTCACACTGGTGCTCGACCAGGTGGCGCAGACGCTGACCCAGCATCCCGAGTTGGTGGCACACGTGGTCGGACACACCGACAGCACCGGCCAGCCGCGGTACAATCAAACGCTGTCGCAAGAACGTGCGCAAAGCGTCGCGCAATACCTGGCGCAGCATGGCGTCGCCGCGCAACGGCTGGCCGCCGAAGGCCGCGGACAGACGCAACCAATTGCGGACAATAGCACGGAGGCTGGCCGCGCACAGAACCGGCGCGTGGAGATCTACCTGCGGGCCACCTCACAACCGCGCGGATGA
- the metG gene encoding methionine--tRNA ligase, producing MSAPVSAGAPRRMLVTSALPYANGPIHIGHLVEYIQTDIWVRAMRMHGHEVYYVGADDTHGTPIMLRAQSEGITPRQLIERVWQEHKRDFDHFGISFDNYYSTDSDENRALSERIFTALHDAGLIAARDIEQAYDPVKEMFLPDRFIKGECPKCGAKDQYGDSCEVCGSTYQPTELVKPYSVLSGATPVKKTSTHYFFKLSDPRCETFLRGWVSQLAQQEATNKMREWLGEDDDAKLADWDISRDAPYFGFEIPGAPGKYFYVWLDAPVGYYASFKNLCERRGLDFDEWVRPDSTTEQYHFIGKDILYFHTLFWPAMLQFSGYRTPTNVFAHGFLTVDGTKMSKSRGTFINANSYITTGLDPQWLRYYLAAKLNSTMEDIDLNLDDFQARVNSDLIGKYVNIASRAAGFLVKRFDARVQDSAMNHPLLVRLRAAIPTIAAHYEGREYSRALRQTMELADAVNAYVDAAKPWEQAKDPANAVALHETCSVSLEAFRLLTLALKPVLPKLAESVETFLSIEPLTWADVTVPLSSARPIRPYQHLMQRVDPKQIDALLAANRQSLQPNATTAATAAGTAKSLGANNTSANGERFITIDDFAKIDLRIARIVDCKAVEGSDKLLQLTLDVGEASTRNVFSGIKAAYRPEELIGKLTVMVANLAPRKMKFGVSEGMVLAASAADEKKEPGIYVLEPHSGAKPGMRVK from the coding sequence ATGTCAGCTCCCGTCTCCGCCGGCGCGCCGCGCCGCATGCTCGTCACCTCCGCGCTGCCGTACGCAAACGGCCCGATCCACATTGGCCATCTCGTTGAATATATCCAGACCGACATCTGGGTGCGCGCGATGCGAATGCACGGTCACGAGGTGTACTATGTCGGCGCGGACGATACCCATGGCACGCCGATCATGCTGCGCGCGCAGTCCGAGGGCATCACGCCGCGGCAGTTGATCGAGCGCGTCTGGCAAGAGCATAAGCGCGATTTCGACCATTTCGGCATCTCGTTCGACAATTATTACTCGACGGACTCGGACGAGAACCGGGCGTTGTCCGAGCGCATTTTCACCGCACTCCACGATGCCGGATTGATCGCGGCGCGCGATATCGAACAAGCGTATGACCCGGTCAAGGAGATGTTCCTGCCAGACCGCTTCATCAAAGGTGAATGCCCGAAATGCGGCGCGAAGGACCAGTATGGCGACAGTTGCGAGGTGTGTGGATCGACGTACCAGCCAACTGAACTGGTCAAACCGTATTCAGTGTTGTCCGGCGCGACGCCGGTGAAAAAAACATCGACGCACTATTTTTTCAAGCTGTCCGATCCGCGCTGCGAGACCTTCCTGCGCGGCTGGGTCAGCCAGCTCGCGCAGCAGGAAGCCACCAACAAGATGCGCGAGTGGCTCGGCGAGGACGACGACGCGAAGCTCGCCGACTGGGACATCTCGCGCGATGCGCCGTACTTTGGCTTCGAAATCCCGGGCGCGCCCGGCAAGTATTTCTACGTGTGGCTCGATGCACCGGTCGGCTACTATGCAAGCTTCAAGAACCTATGCGAGCGTCGCGGCTTGGATTTCGACGAATGGGTCCGTCCGGATTCGACCACCGAGCAATACCACTTCATTGGCAAGGACATCCTGTATTTCCACACGCTGTTCTGGCCTGCGATGCTGCAATTTTCCGGCTACCGCACGCCGACCAACGTGTTCGCGCATGGCTTCCTGACCGTGGACGGCACGAAAATGTCTAAGTCGCGCGGCACCTTCATCAACGCGAACAGCTACATCACGACCGGTTTGGATCCGCAATGGCTGCGGTACTACCTCGCCGCGAAACTTAACAGCACGATGGAGGACATCGATCTGAACCTCGATGACTTCCAGGCGCGCGTCAACAGCGACCTGATCGGCAAATACGTGAACATCGCGAGCCGCGCCGCCGGTTTCCTGGTCAAGCGGTTCGATGCACGCGTGCAGGACAGCGCGATGAACCATCCGCTGCTGGTCCGGCTGCGCGCCGCGATCCCGACGATCGCGGCGCACTACGAAGGCCGCGAATACAGCCGCGCACTGCGCCAGACCATGGAGTTGGCGGATGCCGTCAACGCGTACGTGGATGCCGCCAAGCCTTGGGAACAGGCCAAGGATCCCGCCAATGCGGTGGCGTTGCACGAGACGTGCAGCGTCAGCCTTGAGGCGTTTCGGTTGCTCACGCTGGCGCTCAAGCCGGTATTGCCGAAGCTCGCCGAATCGGTCGAAACATTCCTGTCGATCGAGCCGCTCACATGGGCCGACGTCACAGTGCCGCTGTCGTCAGCGCGGCCGATCCGGCCGTACCAGCACCTCATGCAGCGCGTGGACCCCAAGCAGATCGACGCGCTGCTTGCCGCCAACCGCCAGTCATTGCAGCCGAACGCGACCACGGCCGCCACCGCGGCGGGCACGGCCAAGTCGTTGGGCGCCAACAACACGTCGGCAAACGGCGAGCGCTTCATCACGATCGACGATTTTGCCAAGATCGACCTGCGCATTGCGCGCATCGTCGACTGCAAAGCGGTGGAAGGGTCCGACAAACTGCTGCAACTGACCCTGGACGTGGGCGAAGCGAGCACGCGCAATGTGTTCTCTGGAATCAAGGCAGCCTACCGCCCCGAGGAACTGATCGGCAAGCTGACCGTGATGGTCGCGAACCTCGCGCCACGCAAGATGAAGTTTGGCGTGTCCGAAGGCATGGTATTGGCCGCGTCGGCGGCGGATGAGAAAAAGGAACCCGGCATCTACGTGCTCGAGCCGCACAGCGGTGCAAAGCCCGGCATGCGGGTCAAATAG